The Anopheles marshallii chromosome X, idAnoMarsDA_429_01, whole genome shotgun sequence genome includes a window with the following:
- the LOC128711777 gene encoding RYamide receptor-like: protein MNLSTNASLLNASVSASEGEILLCDGASTIPEGIASARFQVLVWAAYTTTLAASIVGNCSVLAIVATQPRMRTVTNLFLANLALGDLLMTLFCVPFSSVSLFVLQYWPFGAALCRTVNYFQAVSVLVSAYTLVALSADRYRAIMWPLRSRRRPPRRPVALLLIGAVWTGAAATALPIPLHSALVQPSAWHAHCDQAVCTEVWPDASADRAYSLALALAQFALPLATLVYTYTCIGWRVWARSTNASFPSASVRQFRRARRRTVQMTLAVVAAFVICWLPFNALLLAPLDDPTWPPLPYLWFTFHWLAMSHCCLNPLIYCYMNAKFRAGFRALLLRPVVRHCRPCCCRRGRHHTTTVSSERLPVGSAEVELTTQTRPKPLALLDLRRTAPSPDTVWPED from the coding sequence ATGAATCTGTCCACCAACGCATCGCTGCTGAACGCGTCCGTGTCCGCGAGCGAAGGTGAGATACTGCTCTGCGACGGTGCGTCCACCATCCCGGAAGGCATAGCGAGTGCCCGGTTTCAGGTGCTGGTATGGGCGGCCTACACCACCACCCTGGCCGCATCCATCGTCGGCAACTGTTCCGTGCTGGCGATCGTAGCGACCCAGCCCCGGATGCGCACCGTCACCAACCTGTTCCTGGCCAATCTGGCCCTCGGCGATCTGCTGATGACGCTGTTCTGCGTGCCGTTCTCGTCCGTGTCGCTGTTCGTGCTGCAGTACTGGCCGTTCGGGGCGGCCCTCTGCCGAACGGTCAACTACTTCCAGGCGGTGTCGGTGCTGGTGTCCGCCTACACGCTGGTGGCGCTGAGCGCCGACCGATACCGGGCGATAATGTGGCCGTTACGATCGCGCCGTCGGCCACCGCGCCGCCCGGTCGCACTGCTGCTGATCGGGGCCGTATGGACTGGGGCGGCTGCCACCGCCCTACCCATCCCGCTGCACTCGGCCCTCGTGCAGCCGAGCGCATGGCATGCCCACTGTGACCAGGCCGTCTGTACCGAGGTGTGGCCGGATGCCAGTGCGGATCGGGCCTACTCCCTGGCGCTCGCACTCGCCCAGTTCGCCCTGCCCCTCGCCACGCTCGTCTACACCTACACCTGCATCGGGTGGCGTGTTTGGGCCCGCAGCACCAACGCCAGCTTCCCGTCCGCCTCCGTGCGCCAGTTCCGCCGCGCCAGAAGACGCACCGTGCAGATGACGCTAGCGGTCGTGGCCGCGTTCGTCATCTGCTGGCTGCCGTTCAACGCGCTCCTGCTGGCACCGCTCGACGATCCCACCTGGCCACCGTTGCCGTACCTCTGGTTCACCTTCCACTGGCTCGCCATGTCACACTGCTGCCTGAACCCGCTCATCTACTGCTACATGAACGCCAAGTTTCGGGCCGGCTTTCGGGCGCTGCTGCTCCGGCCGGTGGTGCGGCACTGtcggccgtgctgctgccggcGCGGTCGCCATCACACAACGACCGTCAGCAGCGAGCGACTGCCCGTGGGAAGCGCGGAGGTCGAACTAACAACCCAGACAAGGCCGAAACCGTTAGCCCTGCTCGATTTGCGGCGTACCGCACCGTCGCCCGACACTGTTTGGCCGGAAGATTGA